In Nocardia asteroides, the following proteins share a genomic window:
- a CDS encoding MarR family winged helix-turn-helix transcriptional regulator yields the protein MTSSRDLPADRLAVGQLLVRLLREFRREMLAPAAESEFGDIREAHLQIFGAIRMGGVRLTELAARAQLSLAAASELVNDLETLGYLYRRPDPADGRAKLIDLTERGRALQSAAGDLVAGIEQRWAAAVGERGFAAMCATMQRLLDELDPAESRR from the coding sequence ATGACGTCGTCAAGGGATCTGCCCGCCGATCGGCTGGCCGTCGGGCAGCTCCTGGTGCGGCTGCTGCGGGAGTTCCGCCGCGAGATGCTGGCACCCGCCGCCGAGAGCGAGTTCGGGGATATCCGGGAGGCGCACCTGCAGATCTTCGGCGCCATCCGGATGGGCGGGGTGCGGTTGACCGAGCTCGCCGCACGCGCCCAGCTGAGCCTGGCGGCCGCTTCGGAGCTGGTCAACGACCTCGAAACGCTCGGCTACCTCTACCGCAGGCCCGACCCGGCCGACGGCCGCGCCAAACTGATCGATCTCACCGAGCGGGGCCGGGCCTTGCAGTCGGCCGCGGGCGATCTGGTGGCGGGTATCGAGCAGCGGTGGGCGGCCGCGGTCGGCGAGCGAGGCTTCGCCGCGATGTGCGCGACCATGCAGCGGCTGCTCGACGAACTCGACCCGGCCGAATCCCGCCGGTGA
- a CDS encoding alpha/beta fold hydrolase translates to MSTHTPNFVGTALGRLHVEQIGSGPPALLWHSLFVDSRSWDPVLPALAAHRRLVVVDGPCHGRSGMPDHDFTLDDCAAAATEVLDLLGIDEPVDWVGNAWGGHVGLVLAATSPDRLRSVTTIGTPIQAISRRERRTKIVPLVALYRLVGPSSFVVGALTDSLLGTAATTAAPEQSALVMNAFRTADRPAMRRAMRSVMLNRPSLDPLLPTITTPTLMLAAADDPMGWHPTDAESATATMPNARSAALPGGGHIAPLLLAPDRLTDLIVDFWEQHSEQGSGPVS, encoded by the coding sequence ATGAGCACGCACACCCCGAACTTCGTCGGCACCGCGCTCGGCCGGCTCCATGTCGAGCAGATCGGCAGCGGACCGCCGGCCCTGCTGTGGCACAGCCTCTTCGTCGATTCCCGCTCCTGGGACCCGGTGCTCCCGGCGCTGGCCGCCCATCGACGGCTCGTCGTCGTCGACGGCCCGTGTCACGGCCGCAGCGGCATGCCCGACCACGACTTCACCCTCGACGACTGCGCCGCGGCCGCCACCGAAGTCCTCGACCTGCTCGGCATCGACGAACCCGTCGACTGGGTCGGCAACGCCTGGGGCGGCCACGTCGGCCTGGTGCTCGCCGCGACCAGCCCCGATCGCCTGCGATCGGTGACGACGATCGGCACCCCGATCCAGGCCATCTCCCGCCGGGAACGCCGCACCAAGATCGTCCCCCTGGTGGCCCTCTACCGACTCGTCGGCCCGAGCTCATTCGTGGTCGGCGCCCTCACCGACTCCCTGCTGGGCACCGCCGCCACCACCGCGGCCCCCGAACAATCCGCACTGGTCATGAACGCCTTCCGCACCGCCGACCGCCCAGCCATGCGCCGCGCCATGCGCTCGGTCATGCTGAACCGCCCCTCCCTCGACCCCCTCCTCCCCACCATCACCACCCCCACCCTCATGCTCGCCGCCGCCGACGACCCCATGGGCTGGCACCCCACCGACGCCGAATCCGCCACCGCCACCATGCCGAACGCCCGCTCCGCCGCCCTCCCCGGCGGCGGCCACATCGCCCCCCTACTCCTGGCCCCCGACCGTCTCACCGACCTGATCGTGGACTTCTGGGAACAGCACAGCGAGCAGGGATCCGGTCCCGTCAGCTGA
- a CDS encoding Fic family protein, with the protein MPLERRRYIWEDPEWPTLRYDVGALTGMIAEVAHAQGRLVGRLADSQDEVKDHAGLLALTDDVVKSSEIEGELLDAASVRSSIARRLGVDIGAAVQSDRRVDGIVEMTLDATTRCDRPVTAERLFGWHAGLFPTGYSGISRVRVGGWRTDEAGPMEVVSGPYGRQRVHFEAPPAERLDDEMGRLLDWFGSDTAAPAIVRAGIAHLWFVTIHPFDDGNGRIARALGDLALARADGSSRRFYSVSAQIQRDRNSYYDILERTQRGTLDVTEWLRWFLTTVQRAVAIADENVDAVLQKAKFWRRWDQTALNARQIMVLNRLLDGFEGKLTTRKWAILTKSSQDTALRDISELIEIGALRRSQSGGRSTSYELVM; encoded by the coding sequence ATGCCCCTCGAACGACGTAGGTATATCTGGGAGGACCCGGAGTGGCCGACGCTCCGGTATGACGTTGGGGCATTGACCGGGATGATTGCCGAGGTCGCCCATGCGCAGGGGCGATTGGTCGGGCGGCTCGCCGACAGCCAGGACGAGGTCAAGGACCACGCGGGCCTGCTGGCCTTGACAGACGACGTGGTGAAAAGCAGCGAGATCGAGGGGGAACTGCTCGATGCCGCTTCGGTTCGCTCGTCGATCGCCCGCAGGCTCGGGGTGGATATCGGCGCCGCGGTTCAGTCGGATCGACGTGTCGACGGCATCGTGGAGATGACCCTCGATGCCACTACCCGCTGTGACCGGCCGGTCACAGCGGAGCGGCTGTTCGGGTGGCATGCCGGATTGTTCCCGACCGGGTACTCCGGGATCTCCCGGGTTCGGGTCGGCGGCTGGCGTACCGACGAGGCCGGGCCGATGGAGGTGGTGTCCGGGCCCTACGGTCGCCAACGCGTGCATTTCGAGGCGCCGCCCGCCGAGCGGCTCGATGACGAAATGGGGCGGCTACTCGACTGGTTCGGGTCGGATACCGCGGCGCCCGCCATCGTCCGGGCCGGGATCGCACACCTGTGGTTCGTCACCATCCACCCGTTCGACGACGGAAACGGCCGTATCGCACGAGCTCTCGGCGATCTGGCTCTTGCGCGGGCAGACGGTAGTTCGCGCCGGTTCTACAGTGTGTCGGCGCAGATACAGCGGGATCGCAATTCCTACTACGACATCCTCGAACGCACACAGCGCGGCACTCTCGACGTCACCGAATGGCTGCGATGGTTTCTGACGACGGTGCAGCGCGCGGTGGCGATCGCCGACGAGAACGTGGATGCCGTGCTCCAGAAGGCGAAGTTCTGGCGACGGTGGGATCAGACCGCCCTGAACGCGCGGCAGATCATGGTGCTCAACCGACTGCTCGACGGATTCGAGGGCAAACTCACCACCCGAAAGTGGGCGATTCTCACCAAATCGTCCCAGGACACGGCGCTACGGGATATCAGCGAACTCATCGAGATCGGAGCCCTCCGCCGATCGCAGTCGGGTGGGCGCAGTACGTCCTATGAGCTCGTTATGTAA
- a CDS encoding SagB family peptide dehydrogenase has product MLASAYPAQTRFALRAGVTCLTTPAGAVLLNPPRNVKLTGLAAGALQALKTLNQGPATAAEMTTAAAGADISGLMRELTDGGWLAVTVRDGGRDLYSIRPFSEPAPRPETPLPSWSAALSKFAVLHRDSQGFVLEHPRAWCDLRIHDPRLLALLDGPMAADSPVPATVKSQFMADLQWCGFLVDGDAEDTEFTTRSWNAPDLWFHRRSTLGARTVTWDDFGPTRWADGRFPEPPARRVPFAGAPIALPRPDLAALRASDPALTAALEDRVSTRAFDDAAPITAAQLGELLFRSARTREDGSRPYPSGGGAYELEVYPVIRDVAGLDNGMYHYDSVEHALRPVAPADSPAVQKLLKATSATLAGGAEPQVLLLVSARAGRVMWSYEQVAYANILKHVGVFMQTVYLAATAMRLGVVAQGFSDTAAFATATGLDELEECNVGSIIVGSPAR; this is encoded by the coding sequence GTGCTCGCCTCCGCTTACCCCGCCCAGACCCGATTCGCGCTGCGCGCCGGGGTCACCTGCCTCACCACGCCCGCGGGCGCGGTGCTGCTGAACCCGCCGCGCAACGTGAAACTCACCGGACTGGCGGCCGGCGCGCTGCAAGCACTCAAGACGCTCAACCAGGGCCCGGCGACGGCGGCCGAGATGACGACCGCCGCCGCCGGAGCCGACATCTCCGGACTGATGCGTGAACTCACCGACGGCGGCTGGCTGGCGGTGACGGTGCGCGACGGCGGCCGCGACCTCTACAGCATCCGCCCCTTCTCCGAGCCCGCGCCGCGGCCGGAGACACCGCTGCCCTCGTGGTCGGCGGCGCTGTCGAAGTTCGCCGTCCTGCATCGTGATTCGCAGGGTTTCGTGCTGGAGCACCCGCGCGCCTGGTGCGATCTGCGCATCCACGATCCGCGGCTGCTGGCCCTGCTCGACGGCCCGATGGCGGCGGACTCGCCGGTCCCGGCCACGGTGAAGTCGCAGTTCATGGCCGATCTGCAGTGGTGTGGCTTCCTCGTCGACGGTGACGCCGAGGACACCGAGTTCACCACCCGCTCCTGGAACGCCCCCGACCTGTGGTTCCACCGCCGCAGCACGCTCGGCGCCCGCACCGTCACCTGGGACGACTTCGGCCCGACCCGCTGGGCCGACGGCCGCTTCCCCGAACCGCCCGCGCGCCGTGTGCCCTTCGCCGGCGCGCCGATCGCGCTGCCGCGCCCCGACCTGGCCGCCCTGCGCGCGTCCGACCCCGCCCTGACCGCCGCGCTCGAGGACCGCGTCTCCACCCGCGCCTTCGACGACGCCGCCCCCATCACCGCGGCCCAGCTCGGCGAGCTGCTGTTCCGCAGCGCCCGCACCCGCGAGGACGGCTCGCGCCCCTACCCCTCCGGCGGCGGCGCGTACGAGCTCGAGGTCTATCCGGTGATCCGCGATGTCGCAGGCCTGGACAACGGTATGTACCACTACGACTCGGTCGAGCACGCGCTGCGCCCTGTCGCCCCCGCCGACTCCCCCGCCGTACAGAAGCTGCTCAAGGCCACCTCCGCCACCCTCGCCGGCGGCGCGGAACCTCAAGTGCTGCTGCTGGTCTCGGCTCGCGCGGGCCGGGTCATGTGGAGCTACGAGCAGGTCGCCTACGCCAATATCCTCAAGCACGTCGGCGTCTTCATGCAGACCGTCTACCTGGCCGCCACCGCCATGCGCCTCGGCGTCGTCGCCCAGGGCTTCAGCGACACCGCCGCCTTCGCCACCGCCACCGGCCTCGACGAACTCGAGGAATGCAACGTGGGCAGCATCATCGTGGGTTCCCCCGCCCGCTGA
- a CDS encoding ABC transporter substrate-binding protein: MTSVRTTRGWRRAAVAVFAGALAFGVTACGSSDDATGSGEPVTITHARGETTVTGTPEKVVALGNQWLDSSLALGVVPVGYIDNVAAVSKTTPPWEPESLKSGKALNTTGNIAEQVAALEPDLILVDPFIADQKTYDDLSKVAPTLPALTKDAVTPWQEQVTALGKVLRKESDAAAVIKKVDDKVAAIATANPGLKGKTFASTWLASPAQLMVLTDPNDGSAKVFTQLGMGIPANLTAQPANQGRLALSPERVDELSADLLLAGYSPGLDEKYRQLPGYNELPSVKKGSVVFLTTQEISAINQPSALSVPYILDKLGPAFAAAAK, translated from the coding sequence ATGACGTCTGTTCGGACTACGCGCGGTTGGCGGCGCGCGGCGGTGGCCGTGTTCGCCGGTGCGCTCGCCTTCGGCGTCACCGCCTGCGGTTCCAGCGACGACGCGACGGGCTCGGGCGAGCCGGTGACCATCACTCACGCGCGCGGCGAGACCACCGTCACCGGCACGCCGGAGAAGGTCGTCGCCCTGGGCAACCAGTGGCTGGACTCCTCGCTGGCGCTGGGTGTCGTGCCCGTCGGCTACATCGACAATGTCGCCGCGGTCTCCAAGACCACCCCGCCGTGGGAGCCGGAGAGCCTGAAGTCGGGCAAGGCGCTCAACACCACCGGCAATATCGCCGAGCAGGTCGCCGCCCTCGAACCCGACCTCATCCTGGTCGACCCGTTCATCGCCGACCAGAAGACCTACGACGACCTGTCCAAGGTCGCGCCGACGCTGCCCGCGCTGACCAAGGACGCGGTCACCCCGTGGCAGGAGCAGGTCACCGCGCTGGGCAAGGTGCTGCGCAAGGAATCCGACGCGGCCGCGGTGATCAAGAAGGTCGACGACAAGGTCGCCGCCATCGCCACCGCCAACCCGGGCCTGAAGGGCAAGACCTTCGCCAGTACCTGGCTGGCCAGCCCCGCGCAGCTGATGGTGCTGACCGACCCCAACGACGGCTCGGCCAAGGTGTTCACCCAGCTCGGCATGGGCATTCCCGCCAACCTGACCGCGCAGCCCGCCAACCAGGGCCGCCTGGCGCTGTCGCCGGAACGGGTCGACGAGCTGTCCGCCGACCTGCTGCTGGCCGGCTACTCCCCCGGCCTGGACGAGAAGTACCGCCAGCTGCCCGGCTACAACGAGCTGCCGTCGGTCAAGAAGGGTTCGGTCGTCTTCCTGACCACGCAGGAGATCAGCGCGATCAACCAGCCCAGCGCGCTGTCGGTGCCCTACATCCTCGACAAGCTGGGGCCGGCTTTCGCCGCCGCGGCGAAATAG